From a region of the Corvus cornix cornix isolate S_Up_H32 chromosome 2, ASM73873v5, whole genome shotgun sequence genome:
- the BRD9 gene encoding bromodomain-containing protein 9 isoform X5, with protein MGKKHKKHKAEKAEWRSTSATAYSDYVDKPLEKPLKLVLKVGGSEVTELSGSGHDSSYYDDRSDHERERHKEKKKKKKKKSEKEKEKHLDDEERRKRKEEKKRKREKEQCDTEGETDDFDPGKKVEVEPPPDRPVRACRTQPAENESTPIQQLLEHFLRQLQRKDPHGFFAFPVTDAIAPGYSMIIKHPMDFGTMKEKIAANEYKSVTEFKADFKLMCDNAMTYNRPDTVYYKLAKKILHTGFKMMSKQAALLGDEDTAVEEPVPEVVPVQAETTKKSKKQNKEVISCIFEPEGNACSLTDSTAEEHVLALVEHAADEARDRINRYLPNSKIGYLKKNGDGTLLFSVVNSSDPEAEEEETHPVDLSSLSSKLLPGFTTLGFKDERRNKVTFLTSANTAPSLQNNSIFHDLKPDEMELLYSAYGDETGIQCALSLQEFVKDAGSYSKKIVDDLLDQITSGDHSKTIYQLKQRRNIPVKPLDEVKVLPVLIKEEHKLRNTCLDSSKQIMVGESAGDGNTSELDFLSMKPYSDVSLDISMLSSLGKVKKELDHDDNHLHLDETTKLLQDLHEAQADRVGSRPSSNLSSLSNTSERDQHHLGSPSHLSVGEQQDMVHDPYEFLQSPETSNATSN; from the exons ATGGGGAAGAAGCACAAAAAGCACAAAGCCGAGAAGGCAGAATGGCGCTCGACCTCCGCCACCGCCTACAGCG attATGTGGATAAACCTTTGGAAAAACCCTTGAAGCTGGTTCTTAAAGTTGGAGGCAGTGAAGTGACTGAACTCTCTGGGTCAGGGCATGATTCTAGTTACTATGATGATAGATCAGATCATGAGCGAGAACgacataaagaaaagaagaaaaaaaagaagaaaaagtcagagaaggaaaaagaaaagcatctaGATgatgaggaaagaagaaagagaaag gaagagaaaaagaggaaaagagagaaagaacagtGTGACACTGAAGGAGAAACTGACGACTTTGATCCTGGGAAAAAGGTAGAGGTTGAACCTCCTCCAGATCGTCCTGTCAGAGCATGCAGAACTCAGCCAG ctgaaaatgaGAGCACACCGATCCAGCAATTACTGGAACACTTCCTTCGCCAGCTTCAAAG gaaagaTCCTcatgggttttttgcttttccagtcaCGGATGCCATTGCTCCTGGATATTCCATGATAATAAAACACCCTATGGATTTTGGTAcgatgaaggaaaaaattgcaGCAAATGAATACAAATCAGTCACTGAATTCAAG GCAGATTTTAAACTGATGTGTGATAATGCAATGACTTACAACAGACCAGATACTGTTTACTACAAGCTAGCCAAGAAGATACTGCACACAGGCTTTAAGATGATGAGCAAA CAGGCAGCTCTTTTGGGTGATGAAGATACAGCAGTTGAAGAACCTGTTCCTGAAGTTGTTCCTGTACAAGCAGAGACTACCAAGAAatccaaaaagcaaaataaagaagttaTTAG ctgcatttttgaACCTGAGGGGAATGCGTGCAGCCTGACAGACAGCACTGCTGAAGAACATGTCTTGGCACTAGTGGAACATGCAGCAGATGAAGCTCGGGATAGGATCAATCGCTATCTACCCAACAGCAAG ATTGgttatctgaaaaaaaatggagatggaACTTTATTATTTAGTGTAGTGAATTCATCTGATCCAGAAGCAGAAG AGGAAGAAACTCACCCAGTGGATCTGAGTTCACTGTCAAGCAAATTATTACCTGGCTTCACTACACTGGGCTTCAAAGATGAACGAAGAAATAAAG TAACCTTTCTTACCAGTGCCAATACGGCACCTTCCTTGCAAAACAACTCTATATTTCATGATTTGAAACCAGATGAGATGGAGCTCCTATACTCAGCATATGGTGATGAAACTGGGATCCAGTGTGCCTTAAG CTTACAAGAATTTGTGAAGGATGCTGGAAGTTACAGCAAGAAAATAGTTGATGATCTTCTTGACCAGATCACTAGTGGCGACCATTCCAAAACTATTTATCAGCTAAAGCAG AGGCGAAACATCCCAGTAAAACCACTGGATGAAGTTAAA GTTCTGCCAGTTCTTATAAAAGAAGAACACAAATTGCGTAATACCTGTCTGGATTCTTCCAAACAGATTATG GTTGGAGAATCTGCTGGAGATGGGAACACTTCTGAGTTGGACTTTCTCTCCATGAAGCCGTATTCAGATGTATCTCTCGATATTTCTATGTTAAGTTCATTAG GAAAAGTGAAGAAGGAGCTTGATCATGATGATAACCATCTACATCTGGATGAAACAACTAAGCTGCTTCAGGACCTTCATGAAGCTCAGGCTGACCGAGTGGGATCCCGGCCATCATCCAATTTGAGTTCCCTCTCCAATACCTCCGAAAGAGACCAACATCATCTTG GAAGCCCCTCTCATCTGAGTGTTGGAGAACAGCAAGACATGGTTCATGATCCCTATGAATTTCTTCAGTCTCCAGAAACCTCAAATGCTACCAGTAACTAA